The region AATGAACTTGTACTTCCCACATGTTCAGCCATGATAAGTAAATCATTTTGGCATTCAGGGTGGGCTATAATTTTTGCATCCGGATATTGGTTCTTAAGTTCAATTATTCTTGGTATACTAAATTCTTTATGCACATGACAGGCACCTTCCCATAAAAGCATATTTCGTCCAGTGATCTTATTTATATAATTACCTAAATTTTTATCCGGTGCAAAAATAAGTTTAGCATCTTTTGGGAAGCTATTTACAATATGGACTGCATTGGAGCTTGTACAACAAACATCAGTTAATGCCTTGACCTCGGTTGAACTGTTTATATAAGTAATAACGGTATGATCAGGATGTGCTTTTACAAATTTTTCAAATTCATCGGCCGGTGCACTATCAGCAAGTGAGCAACCTGCGTTAAGATCAGGCAAAACTACTTTTTTTGTTGGATTAACTAATTTGGCAGTTTCAGCCATAAAGTGCACACCAGCAAAAACTATTAAGTCAGCTTTTGTTTTAGAGGCCTCTTGAGCAAGTGCAAGGCTATCACCTAAAATATCTGATATTTCCTGTATGTCATCGGTTTGATAGAAGTGGCCTAAAATTATAGCGTTTTTTTCGGCTTTAAGCTTATTTATTTCTACTTTCAAATCGAGATTATCTGGTAAATCGATATCGAGGAAGCCTTTCTTTTTTATTTCATTATTGATATCCATAAATTTTTTTTCTCTATGATGATATTAATATGCGGTTAAAACGTGTATAAAATTTCTACAAAAAGTTTGCAATTTATATAATAAACAATGTCAAAAAGATAATTAACAGCAATGTTAATTACAACTATCTATATACCAAAGCATATTTTTAGTTATTAACATGTGTTGACAAAAATAAGGTTTAAAAGAAAGAAATGCATTTTAAATTATAAAATGTTCATTTGGGTGTTGATAATTGAAGAAAGTTTTCTAAAAAAAATAGTTGCAAATTTTATTTGATAAATCCTTATCCGGATTTTTTATAATTCAAAACAATTTATGTGATTTTAGGCACAGATTTATTCAACAATTATAAACAGAGATTAAAATTTATTATATATTGATTTTCAGTAAAATAGTTTTATAATTGTATCGAATATGTTGTGTCTCATAAAATTAACAGTGGTTGAAAAAAAAATATGAATAAAGGTTTGCATTTTATCTAAAAGCAACTATAAAGCAACTTATTTTTACTATTTTTGTATTTTAATTGAACGATTAAAAATATTAAACCACATATGGGTAAAAAATTATTGTTGGCCTCAGATCATGCCGGTTTTCCAATGAAGCAGCATATTTATCACTGGCTAAAGAAGCATGGATACGAAGTAACAGATTTGGGAACAGATGGAGAAGAAAGTGTTGATTACCCTGATTTTGGTCATAAGCTTGGTTCCATGATTGATGAGAATGATGAATATATTGGTATAGGCCTGTGCGGAAGTGGAAATGGAATGAATATGTCTGTTAGTCAGCATTCGTCAACGCGCAGTGCTTTGTGTTGGAATACGGAAATTGCTTCTCTTGCACGCCGCCACAACGATGCCAATGTATGTGTTTTGCCCGGCAGATTTGTAACCCAAAATCAGGCTGAAGAAATAGTAGAGAAATTTCTTAACACAGGTTTTGAAGGAGGACGTCACGATAATAGAGTTAAAAAAATACCCCTTAAATAAAAAATTATGCTTTCGAATACATGTAAATACGGTATACGTGCCATTATTTACCTTGCTCTGGAAAATAGTGATAAAAAAGTTGGTATTAAACAAATAGCAGAAGATTTGGATATACCAAGCCCGTTTTTGAGTAAAATTCTTCAGGTTTTAGCTAAGAATAAAATTCTAACATCAACTAAAGGACCACATGGTGGTTTTGGTTTAGGTAAAAGTGCCGAAGAAATATCTTTAATGGATGTGGTAAAAGTGATTGATGGCATGGACTTTTTTGAAACTTGCCTTATTGGGCTGAAAAGTTGTACTGATCCAGATGCCTCAGTACGCTGCCCAATACATAATCAGTATGAGCCTATCAGACAGGAGACCCGGCAATTATTTGAGAACACTTCAATAGCTAAACTGGCAGATTCCATAAAACTTTCTGGCGGAGAAATCAGGATTTAACATGAAATTATTGGTGTTTTTTTGCATAATTGACAGACAATTACGTTATTGAATGAAACAACTATGAGATTTAATTTCAGAATATATAATACATGATTTGTGAAAGCTAAAATAGCGCTTCTTTTATTACTCATTACTGTTCATCTAGGTGCCCAGGACAACAATCGCAATGAAGTAAAAACGGTTGTTGATGATTTTATACAGGCAATGAATCAGCAGGATACAAAGACGTTATTAACACTCATGGACCGGAATATTGGTTTTATGACTGTTTTTTTCGATGGCAAAAAAAGTATCTTAGCTGCTGAAAGTGTTGAAATGTTTATTGAGAACATTGAAAGTACCTCACCCGGAATGATTAAAGAGGAGCTGTTAAATTATAAAATAACAGCATCTGATGCACTTGCCACTGTATGGAGTGAGTACAATTTCTACGTAAGTGGTTCGCTTAGTCATTGCGGCGAAAATGCTTTTCAGCTTTATAAATCGCCCAAAGGCTGGAGAATAATACAAATAACCGATACCCGCTACAATAAAGAGAAATGCCGTATTAAAACGCCTACCGATAAATATGAACGGAAAGCAACCCTCATAAAATTTATAGATAACTGGCACAGGGCAGCATCAAAAGCAGAAATGCAACCATACTTTAATGCTATGTCTGATGACGCAATTTATGTAGGCACAGACCCTGATGAATTCTGGACTAAGCCTCAATTTAAAGCGTGGGCAAAATCATATTTTGAAGATGGCAAAGCGTGGCACTTTGAAACCATTAAGCGCGACATTTTTTTTACAGATGATGAAGATCTGGCATGGTTTAATGAAAAACTTAATACCTCAATGGGAACTTGCCATGCAACAGGTGTTGCAGTGTATACAAGAAATGGCTGGAAGATTAAATACTATCAACTATCTGTTACTGTTCCAAATGAACTACTTGAGGATTTTCTGGAACTCAAAAATTCAACAAACGTAAAGGAATAAATCAATGGTTTTTTGATCATCGTAGAGATGCTTTCAAAAACTTTGTGTTTTTTTGTGAAGGTAAATATTACGGATATGAGGCGATTTTTTATTTATTCTGTTTTTTATGTTTTGTTGCTGATATTGTATGGTTGCGCCAAAGAGGCTGCACCAACTGGTGGTCCCAAAGACTTTGATCCTCCTGTGGTGATCGAGGAAAAACCCCCTAATTATACTACAAATTTTTCTGAAAATAAGGTGAAGATATATTTTAATGAGTTCGTAAAACTTGAAAATTTACGCGAAGAGCTTCTTATATCTCCTCCGTTCGAGGAATTGCCAAAAATGATCGTCAAAGGAAAAAGATTGGTAATTAATTTACCCGACTCTCTCCCGGAGCAAAAAACTGTAAATCTGAGTTTTTACAACGCAATTGTAGATGTAAACGAAGCTAATGTATTAAAAAATTATCAATACGTTTTTTCCACATCCGATCAAATAGACACAAGTTTTATTGATGGACGACTCATAGATGCTGAAACAGGAAAACCTCTTGCTAATGAGCTCGTTTATGCCTATGAATCTTTTGAAGATTCGATCGTTAGTAAAACATTACCCGATTATATTGCAAGAACCAACAAGCAAGGCATTTTTGTAATTAATAATCTTGGTGATGGGCCATATAAATTGTTTTCGTTAAAAGACAGAAACAGAAATAACCTGTATGATCAACCCACCGAAGGAACAGCATTTTTAAATGACTCCATATTGCCGGCGATTGAATGGACAACCATAACCGATACCATTAAACTTATTGATAGTATAATGGTTGAAAAAGCGGATACTACATACCGCGATTCTGTTTATGAACAACGGGTGCAGGTAAGTAAATTGAAACCGTTTCAATTGAGAATGTTTGTCAAAGATTATAAAAAACATTACCTAACGTATTCAGGCCGCCCGCGAAAAGGACAAATAGCATTAAGCTTTAACAGATCTATTGCCGGTTTTGATTATAATTTTGAGTTATTATCACCCGGTCCATCAACAGACCAATGGTATAAAGAAGAGAAACTTACCAATGACTCTCTTCTTTTATGGATAAAAGACCTTAAAATATATGAATCAGATACCATTCACTCTGTAATTACCTACCCATTTACAGATTCTGCAGGAAAAGTAGTTCAAAAATCCGATACAGTTTATTTGAATTATGATTTCTCAGAGCTCCAGAAAAATGATACAATATTAACCATTAATGGAAACCTTCGAAGAAACAAACTGGACATCGATTCAACATTCAGAATCGGATTTTCAGAACCTTTAAAAAGTGTAGACGAAAGTAAAATTCAATTTCTAATTAATCTTGATACGGCCTATACCCCCTATGATTTTAATTTTGATCTTTTACCCTCAAAACGTGAGGCCAGGGTGCTTTTTAAACAAGATTTGTACGGAAAATACCGGATAATAATGGACAGCGCTGCTTTTTTGGGTATACACTCCAACACCAATGACTCAAGTGTAATAACTTTTCAATATTTTGAAAAAGCTGATTACGGAAACCTCGTATTAAATGTTGATACACTTCCTGACAAGGCTGTTTTCCTTTTATACACTAAAGATGAGGAGTTATATGCAAAACAAAAGAACATCGTAAAAAAACCGGTAGAATTCAGGCAGCTACCTCCGGGAAACTATTATGTTCGCGTACTTATGGATGATAACCAGAACGGGAAATGGGATACCGGAGATTATTATAAAAAAGAATTCCCCGAGTTGGTTATTGCTTTTCCTTCAAAACTCATAATAAAAGCCAATTGGGATACAGAACAGAACTGGGAACTGAGTAAAACGCTCAAACTATATAAATAGTTACTTTAATATTTGAAATGAATGATTATGAGCGAAAGACTGTGCTTATAGCTCCGCTAGACTGGGGGCTGGGGCATGCCACACGCATGATTCCTGTTATACGCTTTTTGTCTACGGAATATGAAGTTATAGTTGCTGCGCCCAAAAAGCTACATTACATTTTTAAAGAAACCCCGGCTAAAGTTTTAGCCTTTCCTGGCTATAATATTCAATATTTTAATTTGCCATTGTGGCTATCGTTGCTAATTCAGGGCCCTAAAATAGGGTTGCGTGCTTTACAGACCGTCCGCACAACCCGCCGGTTAATAAAAAAACTTAATCCAGCAATTATTATAGCAGACAATCGCCCCTTTGTACAAAGCAAAAAAGTAAAATCTGTTTATATTACCCACCAGCTAACCATACAACATGATAATGCAGTAATAAAAAAGGCTTTAAACGCGACGCACCGCTTTTTAATAAATAGGTTCGATGCTTGCTGGATACCCGATACAAACGATTCCTTTTTTGCCGGAAAGCTCTCGCAAGGAAAATTAAAAATTTCGAAATACTTTATTGGTGGTTTATCCAGATTTTCGACCATTGAAGGAAAAAACAAGTCAGCATACAAAACAGTATGTGTGTTGAGTGGGCCTGACCCTAAACGGGCACAATGGGCAAAAGAGATGAAGGAAATGTTTTCTTTTGAAAAGCAGAGTTTAATAATAGGAGCTGTTCCGGGAAAAAACAGGTTTGTTAAGGATGGTAATATTACCCTTTCTTCTCACCTGAGTGATGACCTGTTTGCTGATGTTTTATTTAATGCTGAGAAAATAATTACACGAAGTGGCTATACCACAATAATGGATTTGTATCGATTAAAGCAAAATGCCCTGCTGATACCTACACCGGGTCAAGGTGAGCAAAAGTATCTGGCTGATTACCATAATGGGTTATATTTTTATAAATTTGTTTCAAATAGGCAAAAGGATATCTCTTTTCATGATATTCCCAATGACATTAAATCTAAATTTTGTACCAAACAGCAATTATTAATGCTGATAGAAAATAAAAAAAGCTAATTGGTGTGGTCCAATGCGAAAAAATATCTCAATTTCAACAAAATAAATTTTTATCTTCGCTGTTTGTAAATATTAAAAATCTATGCCCGTGACTAAAGCAGTAGTAATAATTCCAACATACAACGAAAAAGAGAATGTAGCACGTATAATTGATGCCGTATTTAATCTGAACAGGGGTTATCATGTGCTTATTATAGACGATAATTCTCCTGACGGAACTGCTCAAATTGTTAAGGAGAAACAACCCGAATCTGAAGGGAAGCTGCATATTGTAGAGCGCAAAGGAAAGCTTGGGCTCGGCACGGCCTATATCAAAGGTTTCGAGTGGAGCCTTGAGCGTGAATACGATTATGTTTTTGAAATGGATGCAGACTTTTCGCACAACCCTGCCGATTTGCCCCGCTTGCTTGAGGCCTGTGAAAACGGTGCCGATTTGGCCGTGGGCTCTCGTTATGTGTCGGGGGTTAACGTAGTAAA is a window of Salinivirga cyanobacteriivorans DNA encoding:
- a CDS encoding polyprenol monophosphomannose synthase yields the protein MPVTKAVVIIPTYNEKENVARIIDAVFNLNRGYHVLIIDDNSPDGTAQIVKEKQPESEGKLHIVERKGKLGLGTAYIKGFEWSLEREYDYVFEMDADFSHNPADLPRLLEACENGADLAVGSRYVSGVNVVNWPMGRVLMSYFASKYVRVVTGLKIADTTAGFKCYSRKVLEAINFDQIRFKGYAFQIEMKFTAWQLGFKVVEVPIVFTDRTEGTSKMSGGIFNEAVWGVLSMKMRSIFESTKKKHHKVENAK
- a CDS encoding RrF2 family transcriptional regulator; amino-acid sequence: MLSNTCKYGIRAIIYLALENSDKKVGIKQIAEDLDIPSPFLSKILQVLAKNKILTSTKGPHGGFGLGKSAEEISLMDVVKVIDGMDFFETCLIGLKSCTDPDASVRCPIHNQYEPIRQETRQLFENTSIAKLADSIKLSGGEIRI
- a CDS encoding Ig-like domain-containing protein translates to MRRFFIYSVFYVLLLILYGCAKEAAPTGGPKDFDPPVVIEEKPPNYTTNFSENKVKIYFNEFVKLENLREELLISPPFEELPKMIVKGKRLVINLPDSLPEQKTVNLSFYNAIVDVNEANVLKNYQYVFSTSDQIDTSFIDGRLIDAETGKPLANELVYAYESFEDSIVSKTLPDYIARTNKQGIFVINNLGDGPYKLFSLKDRNRNNLYDQPTEGTAFLNDSILPAIEWTTITDTIKLIDSIMVEKADTTYRDSVYEQRVQVSKLKPFQLRMFVKDYKKHYLTYSGRPRKGQIALSFNRSIAGFDYNFELLSPGPSTDQWYKEEKLTNDSLLLWIKDLKIYESDTIHSVITYPFTDSAGKVVQKSDTVYLNYDFSELQKNDTILTINGNLRRNKLDIDSTFRIGFSEPLKSVDESKIQFLINLDTAYTPYDFNFDLLPSKREARVLFKQDLYGKYRIIMDSAAFLGIHSNTNDSSVITFQYFEKADYGNLVLNVDTLPDKAVFLLYTKDEELYAKQKNIVKKPVEFRQLPPGNYYVRVLMDDNQNGKWDTGDYYKKEFPELVIAFPSKLIIKANWDTEQNWELSKTLKLYK
- a CDS encoding glycosyltransferase family protein, translating into MNDYERKTVLIAPLDWGLGHATRMIPVIRFLSTEYEVIVAAPKKLHYIFKETPAKVLAFPGYNIQYFNLPLWLSLLIQGPKIGLRALQTVRTTRRLIKKLNPAIIIADNRPFVQSKKVKSVYITHQLTIQHDNAVIKKALNATHRFLINRFDACWIPDTNDSFFAGKLSQGKLKISKYFIGGLSRFSTIEGKNKSAYKTVCVLSGPDPKRAQWAKEMKEMFSFEKQSLIIGAVPGKNRFVKDGNITLSSHLSDDLFADVLFNAEKIITRSGYTTIMDLYRLKQNALLIPTPGQGEQKYLADYHNGLYFYKFVSNRQKDISFHDIPNDIKSKFCTKQQLLMLIENKKS
- a CDS encoding RpiB/LacA/LacB family sugar-phosphate isomerase, producing MGKKLLLASDHAGFPMKQHIYHWLKKHGYEVTDLGTDGEESVDYPDFGHKLGSMIDENDEYIGIGLCGSGNGMNMSVSQHSSTRSALCWNTEIASLARRHNDANVCVLPGRFVTQNQAEEIVEKFLNTGFEGGRHDNRVKKIPLK
- a CDS encoding nuclear transport factor 2 family protein, with the translated sequence MKAKIALLLLLITVHLGAQDNNRNEVKTVVDDFIQAMNQQDTKTLLTLMDRNIGFMTVFFDGKKSILAAESVEMFIENIESTSPGMIKEELLNYKITASDALATVWSEYNFYVSGSLSHCGENAFQLYKSPKGWRIIQITDTRYNKEKCRIKTPTDKYERKATLIKFIDNWHRAASKAEMQPYFNAMSDDAIYVGTDPDEFWTKPQFKAWAKSYFEDGKAWHFETIKRDIFFTDDEDLAWFNEKLNTSMGTCHATGVAVYTRNGWKIKYYQLSVTVPNELLEDFLELKNSTNVKE
- the nadA gene encoding quinolinate synthase NadA; this translates as MDINNEIKKKGFLDIDLPDNLDLKVEINKLKAEKNAIILGHFYQTDDIQEISDILGDSLALAQEASKTKADLIVFAGVHFMAETAKLVNPTKKVVLPDLNAGCSLADSAPADEFEKFVKAHPDHTVITYINSSTEVKALTDVCCTSSNAVHIVNSFPKDAKLIFAPDKNLGNYINKITGRNMLLWEGACHVHKEFSIPRIIELKNQYPDAKIIAHPECQNDLLIMAEHVGSTSSLLNYTKKDTGDQYIVATESGILHQMRKYSPNKHFIPAPPEDSTCACNDCKFMKMNTLRKIYLAMKYEVPEITLDEDLRKRAAKPIEKMLEISRKLGI